In one Lolium rigidum isolate FL_2022 chromosome 3, APGP_CSIRO_Lrig_0.1, whole genome shotgun sequence genomic region, the following are encoded:
- the LOC124702938 gene encoding ETO1-like protein 1 — MRKLFFSELSSCKETKLHAATHSWLPLDKGKLSKFTAHSSSSSSSSIESLMKMPEPAVLPHFKPADYVDILAQIHEELEYCPPDDRSCLYLLQFQVFRGLGETKLSRRSLQAAWEKASTIHEKLIFGAWLKYEKRGEQPISDLLGSCGKCSQEFKLLDFVSQISAESHGMISYDDESDEFQGSSVVHLRIRDDMIACDRRKLAALSTPLYAMLNGGFRESYLEVIDMSRNGISPVGMRAISKFSLSGRLPYLSAEAILEMLDFANKFCCKGLKDACERKLASFVSSRQDAIDFMECAIELGCSILAASCLQVLLNELPECLNDEQVVRIFSSANKQQRSTMAGNASFSLYCLLSEVSMSISATSDVTISFLEKLVDSASDSRQKQLSLHQLACMRLLRKDHTEAERLFNAAFTAGHLYSVVGLARLASLRSNRHFSLKLLDSVMSSRWPLGWMYQERALYLDGDSKLENLNKATELDPTLTYPYMVRAASLMKRQSVEAALMEINRILGFKLVLECLELRFCCYLALEDYRAALCDVQAILTLAPDYRMIGGRVAAKQLRMLVMENVEQWTTADCWMQLYDRWSSVDDIGSLSVIYQMLESDAAKGVLYFRQSLLLLRLNCPEAAMRSLQLAREHASSQHERLVYEGWILYDTGHCEEGLQKAEASIAIQRSFEAFFLKAYALADSSLEPSTSATVVSLLEDALRCPSDRLRKGQALNNLGSVYVDCGKLDLAAECYINALKIGHTRAHQGLARVHFLRNNRTGAFEEMTKLIEKARSNASAYEKRSEYCDRDLTKADLQMVTKLDPLRVYPYRYRAAVLMDNHKEKDAISELTKAIAFKADLNLLHLRAAFHEHVGDISGALRDCRAALSVDPNHQEMLELHHRVNSQEP, encoded by the exons ATGAGGAAGCTCTTCTTCTCCGAGTTGTCCTCCTGCAAGGAGACCAAGCTCCACGCCGCCACACACTCATGGCTGCCTCTCGACAAAGGGAAGCTCTCCAAGTTCACTGCTCACTCcagctcatcctcttcctcctccat AGAATCTCTGATGAAAATGCCGGAGCCGGCGGTTCTTCCGCACTTTAAGCCCGCTGACTACGTCGATATACTGGCTCAGATTCACGAGGAGCTGGAGTACTGCCCTCCGGATGACAGGTCATGCCTGTACCTGCTCCAGTTCCAGGTTTTCCGCGGCCTTGGGGAGACCAAGTTGTCGCGGAGGAGCCTCCAGGCCGCGTGGGAGAAGGCGAGCACCATACACGAGAAGCTCATATTCGGGGCTTGGCTCAAGtacgagaagagaggagagcagccGATATCTGACCTTCTTGGCTCCTGCGGCAAGTGCTCCCAGGAGTTCAAGCTGCTGGATTTCGTCTCGCAGATCTCTGCCGAGTCACATGGGATGATAAGCTATGACGACGAGTCTGATGAATTCCAGGGTTCTTCCGTGGTTCATCTCCGGATAAGAGATGACATGATCGCATGTGATCGCCGGAAGCTTGCCGCGTTGTCTACTCCACTCTATGCAATGCTTAATGGCGGCTTTCGGGAATCATATCTTGAAGTCATTGACATGTCTCGAAACGGCATATCCCCTGTCGGTATGCGAGCAATCAGTAAATTCAGCCTGTCAGGAAGACTGCCGTATTTGTCAGCTGAAGCTATTCTGGAAATGCTTGATTTCGCCAATAAATTCTGCTGCAAGGGCCTCAAGGATGCTTGCGAGCGAAAGCTTGCTTCTTTTGTTTCCTCCAGGCAAGATGCTATAGACTTCATGGAGTGTGCTATTGAGCTGGGCTGTTCCATTCTTGCGGCCTCATGCTTGCAGGTTCTCTTGAATGAACTTCCAGAGTGCTTGAATGATGAGCAAGTGGTTAGGATATTCTCCTCAGCAAATAAGCAGCAGAGGTCCACCATGGCTGGCAATGCATCTTTCTCTCTATATTGCCTTCTTAGTGAAGTCTCCATGAGCATCAGTGCAACATCGGATGTCACCATAAGCTTCTTGGAAAAGCTGGTGGACTCAGCATCAGATTCTAGACAGAAGCAGCTGTCTTTGCATCAACTGGCTTGCATGAGGCTGCTAAGGAAAGATCACACTGAAGCTGAGCGCCTGTTCAATGCTGCCTTTACCGCTGGTCATCTCTACTCGGTAGTTGGCTTGGCTAGATTGGCCTCTCTGAGGAGCAATAGGCACTTTTCTCTCAAGTTGCTTGACTCTGTCATGTCATCTCGTTGGCCTCTTGGGTGGATGTATCAAGAGAGAGCACTATATTTGGATGGTGATAGCAAGCTGGAAAATCTCAACAAGGCTACTGAGTTGGATCCTACGCTGACATATCCTTATATGGTTCGAGCTGCTTCTTTGATGAAAAGGCAAAGTGTTGAAGCTGCCCTGATGGAGATTAACCGGATCCTGGGATTTAAGCTGGTTCTGGAATGCTTAGAGCTAAGGTTCTGTTGCTACCTTGCTCTTGAGGATTATAGAGCCGCCTTATGTGATGTCCAGGCAATCCTTACGCTCGCTCCAGATTATCGTATGATTGGTGGTCGAGTTGCTGCAAAGCAGCTGCGTATGCTTGTGATGGAGAATGTAGAACAATGGACAACTGCTGATTGCTGGATGCAGCTCTATGATCGGTGGTCCTCTGTGGATGATATAGGATCACTCTCGGTCATATATCAAATGCTGGAGTCAGATGCTGCTAAAGGAGTTCTGTACTTCAGGCAATCTTTGCTACTTCTCAG ATTAAATTGTCCTGAGGCTGCAATGCGCAGCTTGCAGCTTGCTCGTGAGCATGCATCAAGCCAACATGAACGACTTGTTTATGAAGGCTGGATACTGTATGATACTGGCCACTGCGAGGAAGGATTGCAGAAAGCGGAAGCATCCATTGCAATACAAAGATCATTTGAGGCGTTCTTCTTGAAAGCTTATGCTTTAGCTGATTCGAGTCTTGAGCCATCAACCTCAGCAACAGTTGTATCGCTTCTTGAAGATGCATTACGTTGCCCCTCGGATAGACTTAGGAAGGGCCAA GCCTTGAACAACCTTGGGAGTGTTTATGTGGACTGCGGGAAGCTAGACCTGGCAGCTGAATGCTACATTAATGCCCTAAAGATTGGGCACACAAGAGCTCATCAAGGCCTCGCCAGGGTCCATTTCCTTAGGAACAACAGAACTGGTGCATTCGAGGAAATGACCAAGCTAATTGAAAAGGCCAGGAGCAATGCATCAGCATATGAAAAGAGGTCTGAGTACTGCGATCGGGATCTAACTAAAGCTGATCTGCAGATGGTCACCAAACTTGACCCCCTGCGAGTCTACCCCTACAGATACCGTGCTGCTG TTCTGATGGACAACCACAAGGAGAAAGATGCCATCTCGGAGCTGACCAAGGCGATCGCCTTCAAGGCGGACCTCAACCTGCTCCACCTGCGCGCGGCCTTCCATGAGCATGTCGGCGACATCTCGGGAGCCCTCCGGGACTGCCGTGCAGCGCTCTCGGTGGACCCCAACCACCAGGAGATGCTGGAGCTTCACCACCGGGTGAACAGCCAAGAACCCTGA